The following proteins are co-located in the Vigna angularis cultivar LongXiaoDou No.4 chromosome 2, ASM1680809v1, whole genome shotgun sequence genome:
- the LOC128195420 gene encoding uncharacterized protein LOC128195420, producing the protein MVGLSLGEKHFIQGGIAHDLRCDGRKRLTYRPILVETGVIPQANGSARVRMGATDVIASIKAELGKPSLLQPNKGKVSIYIDCSSTAEPAFEGRGGDELAAELSNALQDCLLGGKSGAGAGVDLSSLIVVEGKICWDLYIDGLVVSSDGNLLDALGAAIKAALCNTGIPRVQVAAGASNDEQPEVDVSDEEFLQFDTSGVPVIVTLTKIGRHYIVDATSEEESQMNSAVSISVRQGHICGITKRGGVGLDPSIILDMISVAKHVSEQLMNKLDSEIASAEAEDES; encoded by the exons ATGGTGGGTTTATCTCTCGGAGAAAAACATTTCATACAAGGTGGCATTGCTCATGATCTTCGATGTGATGGTAGAAAGAGATTGACATATCGACCAATCTTGGTTGAAACTGGAGTGATTCCCCAG GCAAATGGTTCAGCTCGAGTCAGAATGGGTGCCACAGATGTCATTGCCAGTATTAAG GCTGAACTTGGAAAGCCAAGCTTGTTGCAACCTAACAAAGGAAAAGTCTCTATATATATTGATTGCAGTTCGACTGCAGAGCCAGCCTTTGAG GGTAGAGGGGGTGATGAATTGGCAGCAGAGCTGTCAAATGCTCTTCAAGACTGTCTCTTGGGTGGTAAAAGTGGAGCAG GTGCTGGAGTTGACCTTTCATCACTTATTGTGGTTGAAGGAAAAATTTGTTGGGATCTTTACATTGATGGGCTTGTTGTTAGTTCAGATGGAAATTTGTTGGATGCTCTAGGCGCTGCCATTAAG GCTGCTTTGTGCAATACAGGTATTCCAAGAGTCCAAGTTGCTGCTGGAGCATCCAACGATGAGCAACCAGAAGTTGATGTAAGCGACGAGGAGTTTCTGCAGTTTGACACATCTGGAGTCCCTGTTATAGTTACACTAACTAAG ATTGGGAGGCACTATATTGTGGATGCAACGTCAGAAGAGGAATCACAAATGAACTCTGCCGTTTCCATCTCTGTTAGGCAAGGGCACATCTGTGGCATAACCAAACGAGGAGGTGTAGGGCTGGATCCAAGCATCATTCTTGATATGATATCTGTTGCCAAGCATGTAAGCGAGCAATTAATGAACAAATTGGATTCAGAAATTGCTTCTGCTGAAGCTGAAGACGAGTCATGA
- the LOC128195348 gene encoding putative UPF0481 protein At3g02645: protein MAGFFAWVVCHAARARFQIPQLKVDHTTECVLRNLIAFEQCHYPEEPYIFNYVSLIDSFIHSKDDAELLVEKEIIVHELGSDQELANLVNDLCKHVTNSTCYHQIMEDVNEHYNNDWKWAMGTLRWVYFRDPWRSSSTIVGVAVLIFTAFNFYRVTDLLF from the exons ATGG CTGGTTTCTTTGCTTGGGTTGTTTGCCATGCTGCAAGAGCTCGGTTTCAGATCCCCCAGTTGAAAGTAGACCACACAACAGAGTGTGTTCTGAGGAACCTAATAGCATTTGAGCAGTGTCACTATCCTGAAGAACCTTACATCTTCAACTATGTTTCTTTGATTGACTCTTTTATTCACTCCAAAGATGATGCAGAGTTGCTGGTTGAGAAAGAAATTATTGTCCATGAACTGGGAAGTGATCAAGAACTAGCAAATCTGGTTAATGATCTTTGCAAACATGTGACAAATTCAACATGCTACCACCAGATCATGGAAGATGTTAATGAACACTACAACAATGATTGGAAATGGGCAATGGGGACATTGAGGTGGGTTTACTTCAGAGACCCTTGGAGAAGCAGTTCTACTATAGTGGGGGTTGCTGTCCTAATATTCACTGCCTTCAACTTCTACCGTGTTACTGATCTACTCTTTTAG